The following proteins come from a genomic window of Thermoproteus sp.:
- a CDS encoding MazG nucleotide pyrophosphohydrolase domain-containing protein, which translates to MDLRRLVEIQVEFSREKFPAFWTIKDEKDLALRLEYLTNAIAGEVGEAANITKKVVRSVVYGHGDLRLEDVREKLEEEITDVFIYILTIAGLLGMDLEEAYFKKLEINRRRF; encoded by the coding sequence ATGGACCTGAGGAGGCTTGTGGAGATCCAAGTGGAGTTCTCCAGGGAGAAATTCCCGGCGTTCTGGACCATAAAGGACGAGAAGGACTTGGCGCTCAGGCTCGAATATCTGACTAACGCCATAGCGGGGGAGGTCGGTGAGGCGGCCAATATAACGAAAAAGGTCGTCAGGAGCGTCGTCTACGGCCACGGCGATTTGAGGCTGGAGGACGTGAGGGAGAAGTTGGAGGAGGAAATAACCGACGTCTTTATCTACATCTTGACTATCGCCGGGCTTTTAGGCATGGACCTAGAGGAGGCCTACTTCAAAAAGCTTGAAATAAATAGGAGGAGGTTCTAG
- a CDS encoding aldehyde ferredoxin oxidoreductase family protein has protein sequence MFRVLKVDLASRKSQVEEVGIRRFLGGRGIASWLFFTLGGHRADPLSPENPLIIASGPLGGTRVPMATRAYAAFRSPLTGIFGGSNLGGTLGAVMRYAGVDVLAVTGRADRPTYLLVEGGRAEFRDASHLWGKDAIETELELKREHGRGAAVLAIGPAGENLVRFASINHEYWRQFGRTGGGAVMGSKRLKAIVFVGERKEVSVAKPDALERWIREFTPSFLEKTKALREGGTLRLIDIGNPMGFFPAYYWTKLSLDGWEAISWSKKIKPEYFLRPEACLYCPAACHRPVRSKKFGVDVDLEYETVYAVGGLAGVKDVDWLVKINDLADRLGMDSISLGNVLAFAVAASKAGKLPIRLEWGDGEALAGLAEDIAYRRGVGDLLAEGVKRAAEALGLSDLAVHVKGLEPAGYDPRALKGMALNYAIGYRGADHLATMAYALDIAGKFGGADSLGPEKVEAIAHMEEVSAVMDSLVLCKFGRDAYDVYPGGAFYKTAAQLLGWITGEEWRPEEIKEVGERIVLLDRLLNVEMGVDSRQDDLPQALKRPLSFEGKEKKIDEGELKAALRRYYEIRGWDPNGIPKRETVERLLPEVSRADA, from the coding sequence GTGTTTAGGGTCTTAAAGGTAGATCTGGCCAGTAGGAAGAGCCAAGTCGAGGAGGTCGGGATAAGGAGGTTCCTCGGCGGCCGCGGCATCGCCTCCTGGCTGTTCTTCACGTTGGGGGGCCATCGGGCCGACCCCCTATCGCCAGAAAATCCGTTGATCATAGCGTCGGGGCCTCTAGGCGGCACTAGAGTCCCCATGGCCACTAGGGCCTACGCCGCCTTTAGGTCGCCCCTCACCGGCATATTCGGCGGCTCGAACCTCGGCGGGACTCTAGGCGCCGTCATGAGGTACGCCGGAGTGGACGTATTGGCCGTTACGGGGAGGGCCGACAGGCCCACATACCTACTAGTCGAAGGCGGCAGGGCGGAATTCCGCGACGCGTCCCACCTATGGGGTAAAGACGCCATAGAGACGGAATTAGAGCTGAAGAGAGAACACGGCCGAGGCGCCGCCGTGTTGGCCATAGGCCCCGCCGGCGAGAATCTAGTGAGGTTCGCTTCTATAAACCACGAGTATTGGCGCCAATTCGGAAGGACAGGCGGAGGCGCCGTGATGGGGTCCAAGAGGCTGAAGGCCATCGTCTTCGTTGGGGAGAGAAAGGAAGTGTCGGTGGCCAAGCCCGACGCCCTGGAGAGGTGGATAAGGGAATTTACGCCTTCCTTTTTGGAGAAGACCAAGGCGTTGAGGGAAGGGGGGACCTTGAGGCTTATAGATATAGGCAACCCCATGGGCTTCTTCCCCGCCTACTACTGGACGAAGCTTTCGTTGGACGGCTGGGAGGCCATATCTTGGAGCAAGAAGATAAAGCCGGAATACTTCTTGAGGCCTGAGGCCTGTCTCTACTGTCCCGCCGCATGCCACAGGCCTGTGAGGAGCAAGAAGTTCGGAGTTGATGTCGATCTGGAATATGAAACCGTCTACGCGGTCGGAGGACTTGCCGGCGTCAAAGACGTCGACTGGCTCGTCAAAATAAACGACTTGGCCGACAGGCTGGGCATGGACAGCATATCGCTCGGCAACGTCTTGGCGTTTGCCGTGGCCGCCTCGAAGGCGGGCAAGTTGCCCATAAGGCTTGAATGGGGCGACGGGGAGGCACTCGCGGGATTGGCCGAAGACATAGCATACCGTAGGGGAGTCGGCGACCTGCTGGCCGAGGGGGTCAAGAGGGCCGCCGAGGCGCTGGGCCTCTCCGACTTGGCCGTCCACGTGAAGGGCTTGGAGCCGGCCGGCTACGACCCAAGGGCCCTTAAGGGGATGGCGCTTAATTACGCCATAGGCTATAGAGGCGCCGACCACCTCGCCACTATGGCCTACGCCCTAGATATAGCCGGCAAGTTCGGCGGGGCCGACAGCTTGGGGCCGGAGAAAGTCGAGGCAATAGCCCATATGGAGGAGGTCTCCGCGGTGATGGACTCGCTCGTCCTCTGCAAGTTCGGAAGGGACGCCTACGACGTATATCCGGGCGGGGCCTTCTACAAGACGGCTGCCCAGCTGTTGGGCTGGATAACTGGGGAGGAGTGGAGACCGGAAGAGATAAAAGAAGTCGGCGAGAGGATAGTCCTCCTCGACAGGCTTCTAAATGTAGAGATGGGCGTCGACTCGCGGCAAGACGACCTCCCGCAAGCCCTAAAGAGGCCTCTGTCCTTTGAGGGGAAAGAAAAGAAAATAGACGAGGGGGAGTTGAAGGCCGCGTTGAGGCGTTATTATGAAATTAGGGGCTGGGACCCCAACGGCATCCCCAAGAGGGAAACCGTCGAGAGGTTGTTGCCAGAAGTCAGCCGGGCGGACGCCTAG
- a CDS encoding aldo/keto reductase, with protein sequence METKCFKAVGCVSALGLGTSGLGGGLWEPDPTNDERYLAVLANALAKGLWLIDTSEVYGGGHAEELIGKALSTFMKEERDKVLVVTKFWPDSIDRIVPSARASAKRLGTYIDIFMPHGPLPDICRAVRAFEELIDRGIIRFWGLSNVGVDKIKEARGCAKKYDIAAVENIYNYVNRLDEHEALPYALREGILYIAASPLARGAVSESYRLRAVAERIGKTPVQVALRWLMDKGVVPIPRTTKPERVLEFAGAYGWKLPEEYFKELERH encoded by the coding sequence ATGGAGACGAAGTGCTTTAAGGCTGTGGGATGCGTGTCGGCTTTAGGGCTTGGCACTTCTGGACTTGGCGGAGGCCTTTGGGAGCCGGACCCGACGAACGACGAGCGGTATCTGGCCGTGTTGGCTAACGCGTTGGCTAAGGGCCTCTGGCTTATAGACACCTCTGAGGTTTACGGCGGGGGACACGCCGAGGAGCTCATAGGCAAAGCCCTCTCTACCTTCATGAAGGAGGAGAGGGACAAGGTGCTGGTCGTCACTAAGTTCTGGCCCGACTCCATAGATAGGATAGTACCCTCGGCGAGGGCCAGCGCCAAGAGGCTGGGCACCTATATAGATATATTCATGCCCCACGGCCCCCTCCCCGATATATGTAGAGCCGTGAGGGCCTTTGAGGAGTTGATAGATAGGGGCATAATTAGGTTCTGGGGCCTCAGCAATGTCGGGGTCGATAAGATAAAAGAGGCGAGGGGATGCGCTAAGAAGTACGATATAGCGGCCGTAGAGAATATCTACAACTACGTCAATAGGCTGGACGAACATGAGGCGCTTCCCTACGCCCTTAGGGAGGGCATATTGTATATAGCCGCCAGCCCGCTGGCTAGAGGCGCCGTCTCGGAGAGCTACAGGCTTAGGGCCGTGGCCGAGAGGATAGGCAAGACGCCAGTGCAGGTGGCCCTAAGGTGGCTTATGGACAAGGGCGTCGTGCCCATACCGAGGACCACCAAGCCCGAGAGGGTTCTGGAGTTCGCAGGGGCCTACGGCTGGAAGTTACCCGAAGAGTACTTCAAGGAACTCGAAAGACATTAA
- a CDS encoding PaREP1 family protein has product MDELVPALERPLPKPSAEEYASVRVLEALVESKLALDFLEKGLVRNAAGKAFQAWRAVLAALLRLELDRFKALAKSEEERRWLEEKAVPRVPTTRIVMLSQRLRELGYGDISYITSQALNLHDYQYHGPDPDMALSKYRSREEAAVAVRELVEAVAEYAERLKAKAKWTEDHERALEAVKKALGPRETVRGLT; this is encoded by the coding sequence GTGGACGAGTTAGTCCCAGCGTTGGAGAGGCCCCTTCCAAAGCCTTCGGCTGAGGAATATGCCTCCGTTCGCGTGTTAGAGGCTCTTGTGGAGTCTAAATTGGCGCTAGACTTTTTAGAGAAGGGGCTGGTGAGAAACGCCGCCGGTAAGGCCTTTCAAGCTTGGAGGGCAGTATTGGCGGCCCTCCTTAGACTAGAGCTCGACAGGTTTAAGGCATTAGCCAAGTCAGAGGAAGAGAGGCGGTGGCTCGAAGAGAAGGCCGTCCCTAGAGTGCCGACGACGAGAATAGTGATGCTCTCGCAGAGACTTAGGGAGCTGGGCTATGGCGACATATCGTATATTACCAGCCAAGCTCTCAACCTACACGACTATCAGTACCACGGGCCCGATCCGGATATGGCTCTCTCTAAGTATAGGTCGAGAGAGGAGGCGGCGGTGGCAGTTAGAGAGCTCGTAGAGGCCGTGGCCGAATACGCCGAAAGGCTCAAGGCTAAAGCCAAATGGACGGAAGATCACGAGAGGGCCCTTGAGGCGGTCAAGAAGGCGTTGGGCCCAAGGGAGACGGTTCGTGGGTTGACGTAG